Sequence from the Aquimarina sp. Aq107 genome:
GCGATCAGGAATTACACCAGAACCTTTGGGTAGGCTATTGTCTTTTACATAGTGAGTAATTCGTTCCATAGACATTACCATAATAATCTTAGCGTTAGGTAATTCATAATACACAGGAAACTGTCCGGTATGAGAGTAGTAACCACCACCTGTTTCTTCTCCAACCAAAAGAATATCTGAATCGTTTTTAGCTAATAAAGCAAGTGCCGATCCAGCAGAAAATGTAGTGCCACCTGCCAGCATATATACCTTGCCCTGAAATCTATCTTTATTCGGTACCATCATAGTCTCTAAATCATCAAAATCCAGTTTCCAACCATCATATTTCGGATGGTTATAAAACTTGTCTTTCAAGAATTCTTTTTCTCCATACGTTCTCGTAACATATGTACGTTCTGGGATTTCTAAAGAAGATACAAAAGAACTAGTCCGTTGTTTGTATAGTTTATCTGTGATAAAAGAGAAAAGATGTACTGAGTTGGGTCTAAAACCTCCATCATTATTTCGGATATCGATAACTAAATGTTTTATTTTCTTTTTCTTAATTTCTTTAAACAGTTTTGTTAGACGAGATTTAAATGCTCTAATATCTACACCAAAAGAGTTAGCAACCAATATAGCTGTTTTTAGATCATCTCTATAGTAAACAAAAGGTTCTTTGGTATTAACATGTTGTGAAAAAAAATCAACTTTATCTGTAGTATTATGATAATTAGAAAAATAAGAGTTACGGTTGATATTTCTATGTTTGGCATTTACAAAAGATTCGGCAGCTAAGGTGATTGTTTTTTTACTGCCATTAGGTGTTATGTAATCAACTGTATATTCTTTTTGTACACCATATTCATACATATAGAATAGACCAAATTTTAATTCAATATCTCTATACTTTCTAGTAAGATTATATCCATCTGTAGGCGCGTACTTTTTTAAGGCTTCTAAAATAGTTGCAGTAGGAGTTTTGTTGATAGTAGTTACTTTTGATCCAATCGGTATATCAAAATCATCTGTATCTATATAAAACTCTGCCTGTATAATTTTTAGTATTAGTGGAAAATAGTATTGTGTAGTGTTTAATGTATTAGGAGCAAATAGTAATAGATGACCATCTTTTATTTGATCAGTAATTTGTTGCATTTTTTTAAACAGTTCAATATCTGTAATATCTTCGGATAAAGATCCTTTAGTAGTACTTAGTATAGAATCTAGTGTTACTTGATCAATATATTCATAGAGTGCAGGATGTCCCTGTTTTAATATGTTTTCAAAGATTTTAAAATCTTCTTGCGCTTTTTCTGGTGTGAGTGTTTTTTGAGCAAAAAGTGAAGTAGATATAGTAATTAAAAATACAATGCACCTAATGCGATTCATGTGATAAATTTTGATATACAATTTTTAAAGACGTCACTTAAGAAAAAATGTGACAATTTCTCGTTTCCCTGAGGTGTAAAAATAAGAAATTACATACGAGCAACGATTATTTATAGATTAAAAAAAACAGGTGCTAACGAAGCACCTGTTTTTTTATATTGTATGTGTAAAGTATATTAATTTAATTTTCGTAATTGTTTCTTTATTTTTCGAATTGCGGATTCGATAGACTTTTCTGGTTCAATTACATTATACTCTCCCCAGAATTGTGGGTCAGAGAAACCAGAGGCTTCATCACTAATTACTACAGATGATTTTAAACGATCTTTAGGGCGTAAATTTTCATTCTCTGGATTCTTTTTCCAATCAGTAACAGCCATTTCTATATTTAGCTTATAGGTAGAGTTAAATAACTTCTTTTTCCAGTTTACTTTAAAAACTAAATCGATTTTACCGTATCCGTAGTACCATCTTCCATTCTTTTCTCTATAATTCATGTTATAAGTAGCAACGGTAGGGTACACTTTGGCTCTGGTAGGTTTTTTTCTAACAAATAATTTACTTGCTTCTTCTCGGTCATCTAACTTAAGACTAAAAACAGCTTTTGTTAATGCTAATGTTTCTGAATCTATATATAACTTTCCGTAGTAATAAAGATCTTTGATGTACGGTCTTTGTTTAAACTTAAGAACATAAATATAGCGATCATTAATTTTAGTGGATTTATCAAAGCTGAATTCATATATTTTCAATATATCCTCGGTAAACAGAAGGTCTGGATTTTTCATTACATCAATGAATAAGGTACTTGATGGTCCACCTTGAAGCTTTAATGTTAGTGTGTCTAACTTTTTGTAATCAGCGCTTTTTCTGGCTTTGTATAATTTAATAACATCATTTTTATCAGACGCATAAGGCTTTTTATATACATCTACAACCGCTTCAGAAAGCGAAACATACGTGCGTCTCCGTTTTATAGTCTCCCTGTAAAAAGCCGTCATAATTGTATTATCACTTTGATAATTAGCACCACGTTTTTTCATTACTGCTTTAATAAGAGCTTCTGGATTTCTAGGGTCAATATTTATTTCTGTAAGTTCTGTGATTGATGCAGATAGTTGGATTTTTGTTTTACTACCTTTTAGTGTTGACAATGATACTATTTTGCCTTTATACCCTAAGAATGAAATAGTAATATTGGCACTGGCATTACTTTTTGGAACTTTTAGCAAAAATTCACCTTCGCTATTTGTAATGGTCGAAATGTTAGTTCCGTTAAGAGAAACTGTTGCAGAAACTAAAGGCTCATTATCAGTTTTATCTACTACAAATCCTTTATATTCATTGTAGTTTGTTTCGTTTGGGATGCCAGTGTCTTGAAAAAAGCTAAACGCCTGAAGACTATTAGAATACCCAATAATTAAAAATATACTAAGTAAAAAGGTAAAACCATTTTTACTTAAAAAAGTACTTTTTTTATTCATATCATATTCGTTCAGTTAATACTATCATTCTTAAAGTTCGAGGTAAAATGTAAAGTATACAATATACTAAATTTACCAGTGAATTTTAATGTACAATAGTTAAAAATGAGCTAATTATGAGTTTGTGAGTGCTAGTTTTGATAATTGCAAAGCATTAGATTTTAGTAAATTATCATTAAAAAAGAATTCTATTAATGAGTATTTTTCTTTTTAAAAAGAAAAATAAGAATGATATTTTAGTGATATCCACTATGATCACCAAACCAATTTTTGAGCTTTATATTTAATATTTCTGTAGTAAAAGGTTTGGTAATGTAATCATCGAGCCCTTTTGCAATAAATCGCTCTGCATCGCCAGGCAATGCGTTAGAAGTAATGGCAATTACAGGAGGTACTTTTTTATATCCTTGTCGGATTAGTTTACAGGTTTCTACGCCATCTAGTTCTGGCAAGTTGATATCCATAAGAATAAGATCGTATGTGTCTTCTTCAAACATTTCTATTGCTTTTCTACCTGTCTTAGCAACATCAGCAGTACATCCCAAATATTTAAGTATTTGTTTAGAAACGATAATGTTTGTTTCTGAATCTTCTACTAGTAAAGCATGAAGATTAAATTTTTGATCATTACTTTTATCAAAAGCTTTCTCCGTAGATGGTATAACAGCGTTAGATATTTTTGTTTTAAAAGTGAACCAGAAGTTACTTCCTTTTCCGATTTCGCTTTGCACTCCTAGTTTACCATTCATTAGGTCCACTAATTTTTTGCTTATTGTTAGTCCTAACCCAGTTCCTTCACCCACAAGAATGGCTTCGTTATGTACTTGGCTAAATCTGTTAAATAATGATTTTTGGTCCTCTTTACTTATACCAATTCCAGAATCTTCAACTTCTATCTTAAAGGTTAATTCGTCATTTTTTTTAGAAACCAACGAAGACTTTACGGTAATGGTACCTTTATTGGTAAATTTAATAGCATTACCAATTAGATTAGAAATCACTTGTTTTAATCTATTATCATCGGCATAGATTTGTTCTGGTAAGGTGTCCGGGTATTCAGAAATTAAATCAATACCTTTCGCTTTGCTATTAGCAAGGAATAGGTCAATATTTTGATGTATTAATTTTTTAAGATTAATACCTTTCGGGGATAAAGAAAATTTTCCTGCTTCCATTTTGGATAAATCCAGAATTTGATTTAGAATATCTAATAAATTCTGTGAGGATTGGTGGATAGTACTTACATACTCCTTCTGTAAATCATCTAATTTTGTGTTCTTGAAAAGTAAATCAATCATACCAATAACTCCAACCATAGGAGTTCTGATTTCATGACTCATATTAGCTAAAAAATCTTGTTTAAATTTTGAAGCTTGAAGAATCTGCTTATTTGTACCTTTCAGTTTATCTAAATTACGCCCACCAAACATTGCAAAAAGTCCCAGAAATATGGGTGCAGTATCTATTATATAATGTATAGGGTGTGTTTTTTGTATAAATAGAACAGATTCCAAAGAAAACTCTAAACCTAATTTAGAAATATCTATACTGGTAGCAACAATCGGGAACATTAGTCCGAATAAAATTCCATAAAAGGTATATTTTGCGGCTTCAGATTTTAACCATGATTTTTGACTCATAGATGGTTTTTTGACTACGATCTTACGTTAGTTAATGATCCGATAAGGTTATTTTGGGGCCTTACTGGGATATATGCTAAATATAGTGGTTTTTTTGTAAATGAATAATATCTACTTTTTCGATTACTAGCCGCCGATACTAATCATGCTTCTATTTTGAGAATGAAGTTCAGGGTTTTCTAGTTTATCAGGAGTATCCATTCCTCCTCGAGAAGCAAATTTATGCTTTAGAGCAGATTGTATCGTTGGAAGTATTGATTGATTAGCCCTAAGTGGTTTTAATAAGGAAAACTCATTATTAGAAAATAAACAGTTTTTTAGTTTCCCATCTGCTGTAATACGTATTCTATTACACGTATCGCAAAAAGGATTCGTAACAGAACTAATAATAGCAAAACGACCTAAATGCCCATCAATTTTATAATTTCTAGCAGTGTCATTAGGTGAGTCTGTTAATCTTTTCAGTTGCAACGGGAAAGTATAATGTACTTTGTCCAATATCTCTTGCTGTGTTACTAATTTATCCATATTCCATTGATTACCATCAAAAGGCATGAATTCAATAAATCGAATAGTAAGATTTTGATTCTTTGTTAGATTAATAAAATCAATGATTTCATCTTCATTGAATTTTTTTATTAAAACAATATTTAGTTTAACATGAAAACCTTCCTTTTGAAAAAGTTGAATGGTATTCCAGACTTTATCGAATTCATTTCGGCGAGTAATTTTCTCAAACTTTTCTTTATGTAGTGAGTCGATACTTATGGTAATGGTATTAACATTACTTGCTTTTAAAAGAGGAAGAAAACGATCTGCTAATACTCCATTAGTCGTAATTCCTATTTCTACAGGCAGTGTGGCTAGTTTTTCTAAAATTAATGGAAAATCTTTTCTTACCATTGGTTCTCCACCAGTTAACCTAATCTTGGTAACACCAATATTAACAAACTCTTTTGCAATTGTATGGATTTCATCTGACGTCATTAGATGTTCTTTAGGTCTCAATGGTATTCCATTCGCGGGCATGCAATAGGTACATCTTAGATTGCATCTTTCTGTCAAAGAAATTCTAAGATATGTGTGTTTTCGTCCTAAACTATCTGTTAATATGTTCTGATTATTTATATCCACTTTCAATTAAGATTCGTTTCCATCGTGTTTAGCTCCTTTTAATATTCGAAAGGTATGCAATACAGCAGGGAAAATAGCTTCCATAGATTCTTTTGCTCCATTTGTTGATCCTGGTAATGCAAGTATTAATGATTCTCCAATCACGCCTGCAACACTTCTAGAAAGCATAGCATATGGCATCCTGTTTTGACCATAAGTTCGGATTGCTTCTTCTATTCCAGGAATTCTACGTTCTATTAAAGGGAGTAGTGCTTCTGGTGTTACATCCCGAGGTGATAATCCGGTACCCCCAGTAAAAATGATAAGATCATTCTCATCTTTTCTTAATTGCTTTACCTGTTGCTGTATTTCATCTATCTCATCTGGGATTATTGTATATGTGTTAATGGTAACCCCACATTCTTTTAATTTTTCTATAATCGCTTTACCTGCTTTATCTTCTTTATGACCTGCAGAAATTGAGTCAGAACATACAATAACACCCGCTGTAAAAGGTTCTCCATTATCTTTGTAACTAGATTTCCCTCCTCGTTTTTTAAGCAACTTAATATGTTGGATTTCTACATTTTTGTCAACAGGCTTAAGCATATCATACATTGTGAGGGCTACTACAGATACTCCATGCATTGCTTCAACTTCTACACCCGTTTTATAAATGGTTTTTACCGTCATTTCTATGACAATTTCTAGATTATTAATTTTGTAATCTATGCTAGTGTATTCAATAGGTAAGGGATGACAATCCGGAATCATATCACTGGTTCTTTTAACGGCAAATAAACCTGCAGTTTTAGCCATTTCAAAAACATCTCCTTTAGGAATACATTTAGAAACAATGGCTTGTATGGTTTCGGAACTTCCTACTTTTACAATAGCTTGCGCTACTGCCGTACGAAGTGTATTATTTTTATGTGTGATGTCTACCATTCTTAATTATTTACTTTCCAAACGTGAGTTTCATCTTCAAAAATTTCTTTTCCAAATACAGGGACATCTTTTTTTATTTCTTCAACTAAAAACTCCAATGCTTCAAAAGCTACTCTTCTATGCGGAGCAGATACAAATACAAAAAGACAAATTTCGCCAGCTTTTACTTTTCCTAAACTATGATAAATATGCATACAGGTAAGATCATATTTATCAAAAGTAGCTTCACGTATTTCGTGAAATTTTTCTTCGGCCATATCCTTATACGCAGAATATTCAATCGCTTGTACAATATTACCGTCAATCTCATCTGCTCGTACTTGGCCTAAAAAAATATCGTGAGCACCAATAGTTGTCTTAGTTTGATGTTTTTCGATAGAGTTTGCGATAAAATTTGGACGTATCGGTCCTTCTACAAAAACAGTTTTTCTTTTTTCCATGTATTACTTTTTTTAACCACCAGAAAATGGAGGTAATAACGCTATCTCACTTGTAGGGTTAAGTAGAGTGTTATTTGACTTAATTTCTTTATCAATCGCAATTTTAAATGATAAACTTTGCAATTTTTGATATTTGTTTTTTAGTAAATTTTCTAATTGATCTACTTTGCTACCATGTTCTAAAGAAATAATTTCTTCTTTACAATTAGTAGCTTCAGCAATCATCCCGAAATATAAAACCTTTAATTCCATTGTGTTGCCTGTTTATATTGTTGAGGTGTGTTTATGTTTTTTATGTACGGAGCTATAGCATCTTCTGTAGGAATACTTTTTACTTTTAGAGTAGAAAGTGTTTTTCTTAAGCTTAAACGTTTGTTATTGATACTTTCTAGAAAAGTACTAATAACAGATTCATTATATAATGTAATTAATGGAATATCTTGGAAAGTGATTACATCAAAATTAGGTTCATGTGCAGAAATTAATTTATCAAGAACCATATGATTTACAAAAGGGACATCACAGCTAAGGATTAAATTCTGTTTTGTTGTAGTATGAGTTAATCCAGTATAGATTCCTCCAACAGGTCCTAAATCAGGAATTATATCACAAATGCACGGATAACCAAAAATAGTATAGGCTGGATTATTAGTAATGATTAGAATTTTGTCTGTAATTGATTCTAGGGCCTTTAAAATATGAGCTATAAAAGGTTTTCCTTTGTGTAGTTTTAAACCTTTATCTTCTCCCATTCTGCTACTTTTACCACCAGCTAGTATAATCCCTGTTATGTCTAAACCTTGCAGAGAACTCATAATTGTAACTCTTTTAATTGTTGATCTAAGAAATCCCAGCAATTTTTATTGATATTTTCAAATACACTAATCATTTTTAGTCCATATTCGGTGATTTCTGTGCCACCTCCACCGCTTCCTCCAGTATTAGTAATAACAACAGGAATAGAAGCATTTTTGTTAATGGAATCAACTAAATTCCAAGCTTTTTTATACGACATCCCAAGAGATTTTGCAGCTTTAGAGAGAGAACCTTCGGTTTTTATGGCTTTTAGAATTTTAATTCTTCCTTCACCAAGGAAAACGCCCTTCTCACCTTCGATCCATATCCTGCTTTTTATATGATACATGTTAGTCGTTGTTTCCTGCAAGATATAACGAAAAAAAAGAAGAATACACTCTTTCAGAAATTTTTATGATTTATTCAAAATAGAAAGAGTTTGATAAGGTAAATTGAAATTATAGTTGTGTTCTTTTTTGAAAACATAAAATTAATCAGGTAGCAAAATAGTTTCTACCAAAGAATCTTTATCAACTTTACTAATATTTTCTGGAATAAAAACTAAAGCATTTGCTACAGCATAGGAATGTAACATGGCAGAACTTTGACCTTCTAGAATTTCTACAGTTTCATTAGAAACTTTAGCTTTTAAAAACTGTGCCCGATCTCCTTTTTTGATAAAATCTTTTGTTAAAGATTTCAGAGTCCTTTTAAGGCCAGCAGAAGCGGAATCACCCATTATTTTTTGAATAACAGGAATTACATAAATATAAAAGCAAGTAAGAGAGGATGCAGGATTACCGGGTAAAGCAAAAATGAATGTTTCCTTATTTTTTCCAAAAAACAATGGTTTACCAGGTTTTTGTTTGATTTTATAAAATAATTCTTCAGTACCAAGTTCGGATAAAGCTTCTTTTACAAAATCGTAATCACCTACAGAAATTCCTCCACTGATTAATACTAAATCATTATTTTTAATAGCTTGTCTGATTGTTTCTTTTGTACTTTCGTATTCATCCTGAACAATATATTTATTAATTTCTTTTATTTGAAATTGCTCTAGAACAGCTTGTAGTTGAACAGAATTGCTTTCATAGATTTTTCCTTCTTGCAGTTTTTGTCCAGGCGCTATCAATTCATTTCCAGTTGTTATTATTGCTGCGCTTGGGGGAACAAAAACTTCTAAATCAGTAATCCCTAATCCTGCTAAAAATCCAATACCAGCAGGAGATATTTTTGTTCCTTTTTCTAATGCAATATCTCCTTTTTTTATCTGTTCTCCAGTGGCTCTAATATTTTGGTTTTGGTGTATTTCTTCATTTATGGTAATAGTGTTTTCTGATCTTATTACCTTTTCTTGTATTACTATAGTATTTGCATTATCAGGAACTCTTGCACCTGTAAAAATGCGAACTCCTTGTCCTGGCAATAATGAATAATCATCTGCATCACCTGCTTTTACTTCACCAATAATTTGATAGGTGTTTTTATCATGAAGTAACAAGGCGTATCCATCCATCGCTGATTGACGGAATGGTGGCATATGTATGGGAGTAGGAATATTTTTGCTAAGCCTTAATCCATTGGTATCTTTTAATAAAACGGTTTTTGTTTTAGGAGTATAAAGTACTTCAGAGATTATAGACAATGCTTTTGATACAGAAATCATTTTCGAATTATTTTGTATCAAAAATATTGCTTTGTTAGGAGCTAACCTAAATTTTATAACGCATAAAAAAAGCACGGCAATAAATACCGTGCTATCATAAAACCTTACTTTTTATGATTGATTTAACCTTTAAAAACGATTTTTTTTAGTTTGTAACCTTCAATTTTAATGAAGTATGTTTTTGGATCTCTATAATTATGAATGTAATCATCAATTATACCGTGATCTAATAATCTACCTGTTAGCGTATAAAGACTATAGTTAAGACCTTGGGGAACTTCTTTGATGTCTTTAAATGTTTCTAAACCGGTACTTTGCTGACAAGTTGAGTCTGCTAGAAATCTATCGATAAAGGTAACTCGTCCTTTTTTCTCTCCTTCTAAAGTAACTGTTGCGGATTCGTCTACGTCAAGAATTCCGTTTCCAGAAATATCTCCTAATATAATTAAGCAAGCGTTTCTGATTTTAATTCTTGCACCGTTTTCGATATGTAAACTTTCTGTTATAAAAATAACACCTTCTTCGGTATTTTCGTCTAAACCATTAATTATGGTGTTCTCAGTCACTGACATTAATTTATAAGAAATGTCAATTTTTACGTTCGCAAATGCAACACTTGCGAAAAGTAATGTTAATAGGGGTAATAATTTTTTCATAAGGTTCAGTTTTTGGGTTAAACTGCAATTTAAAAAGTAAGCTTTTTCTTACTAATTTAGTGTTTTTATCGTTGTAAAACACATAATCAACGACAAGATACAACTTTTTATGTTAAAACCGTAATTTTTTACATTTAAATATTGATTTTGTTACTATGGATTTGATAAAATTTCTCATTTAACCTATAAACACTGGTGTTTAGACAAATGTTAAATTTTAGAGTTTTATTAACAGATTGATTTCCAATTTATTGCTTTTAGAGGTTTTCGTTGTAAAATGATAGATCCCGTTTTTTTAAGTGTTATTTTTAAAAATTAGTATGTGATTTAAGGATATTTAATTTTAAATTTGATCATAATGATGATCAAACTATTATTATTTTCCCAAGGCTTTAATATTTGGTTTAAAAACCTACTAAGAGAGCTTTCTAATAATTTAATCAGCCTTTTTTTTATAGGATTTGTCTATTTGGCTTTATGGCACTTTCCGCAGACAGTGGATTTATTGTTAATTCTAAATCAAGCAGACACTTTTTTACTAGAAGTTCCATTGTACTTTAGTTTGCTTATTACCGCTGCTTTTTTAATTTGGAATGCCCCTAAGTATTTTTATTTTCATAATTATAAAGATATTACTCTTACCAATCTCATAGGGTTTATTCCCAATCAACATTATCGATTTCAGGATAGAAGTGAATCTGCTAGCTATACTTATGTTACTAGAATTCATATGAGAAAAACATTACCAAGAATTTTAGCAATTTTATTACTGGCTATATCTGCATTGAGTATTCTTAATGCAATGGAATTATTTGGTTTAGAAAATACGTATACCGAGTTTTTAAATCCTACAAATACGTTGATCTTCATTATTTTTCTGTTATTACTATTGTCCGAGCCTAAATTGTATAAAGTGCTAAAGGATTTTCTTAATCGAAGTGCTAAAACTAAGTTTTTTGTCTTTATACTTTCTATTGGATTAATGGTTTTGATTATATCCTTAGGAACATTAAATACTCAAACAGAAAAGGATTTAGGTAATCTTTTTCTTTCTAGTAGTGCATTAGTACTGTTATTTTTTACTTTATCATTTAATAGTTATTGGTTTTTAAAACGTTTTCCGAAAAAGTTATTTTATACTTTTATTTTAATGTCGGGGTTCATTATGTTAATGACATTTCTATTATTTAATTTTTATCCTAGTCTGGTAACTGGAATAAATCCATTATCCGTTTTAATTCTTTCGCTTTTAAGTCTTTTCATGATTTGTTTTATCTTGATTTTAATTGGAAAAAAAATACGCCTTCCTTTATTATCAATTGTAACAGTCTTTTGTGTTTTCTCAGCTAAGTTTTTTTCAGATACGTCGGATCATTATCAACTTAATTTGATGGAAACCCATGTTGATAGGCCTTCATTAGATACTTATATATATTATTGGTTAAAGAGTAGGGAGAACATAATTAATGATAGTGAAACTACTTTTCCAATTATTATGGTTTCTGCTGAGGGAGGAGGATCGAGAGCAGGACTTTGGGCTTTTTTAGTGCATAGCTATTTGTATGAAAATACGAATGGAGATTATTTTGAAAAACATTTGCTTTCATTAACAGGAGCCTCTGGCGGTGGTGTTGGCAATTCCATGTTTTTTGCAGAAGCTAGAAATACCAGCTTACAAGGCAAAAAATCAAGGTTTAAAATTGAAGAGAATACTCAAGTACCTATTGTAGACTATAAAGCCAGTAGTATTTATAAGGAAAATTATTTATCGGTTGCGTTGTTGTCTTTATTAGGACGAGATCTATTTAAGGAAGTCACTAGTTTATTTAAATTTAAAAATAGAGGACAATTATTAGAAGAACAATGGATCGAAGCACACGAAAAATACTTTTTGGATTCAAAAGGTAAGAGTATTATTGACAAAGAGTTTCTGTCTTTTTACGATAATGCTTTTATCCTTGATACTATGGATTTGATTTCTCAAAAAATACCACCTTTATTATTTGTGAATACTACACATACTCAAACTGGAAACTATAATATTATTAGTCCAGTAGAGTACTCTCAAGTAAAAGAATTAACGGGAATGAACGATTTTTTAAGTACTATACAGGCTAGTTATCCTAATAATTCTATAGCACTTTCGACTGCGATGAGGATTAATGCAAGTTTTCCATTTATTACTCCTGTTGGAGAAGTTAGGAATACGACACAAAAAGATTTACTTATATCTGATCAATATGCAGATGCTGGATATTATGACAATATTGGAGGGAGAGTATCAATAGGTGTTGAAGAAGTGTTTAAGAAAGTATTAAGTGATTCTTTTCCTTTGTTGAGAAAGAAAGTGAAAATTAAACAATTGATTATCACCAATGAAGAAGAGCTAAAAATAGCGAAAACAAGTACACAGCTCTCAGCCCCATTAACAACTCTTAGAAATGTTAGATATGGTCATACAAAAGAGGTTATGGAAAAATTGGGCGATGATTATGTAATTAGTTTAAAACAAACAGAAATTATGCCTTCCTCGGTTAATTTGTTGACTAGAGATATTAATAAAGAAGAACTCTTTATAAAACCAGTACTGCCGCTAGGGAGATATTTATCTACTGTAGCAATTAGATCTATGGAAGCTAGATTAGATTCAGTGAAAGTGGATTTGGATTTAATTACACAATAAGCAAGTCAATTGTCGTTTTTTTTTGTACATTTGTCAATGTAAAAAATTCTTTTGGTTATGAGCGCAGTATCACCGTTGGATTATGATGGTTTAGAAAGTAATGGTTTATTGAGGTACTTAAATATAGATATTCCTTTACACAATGTTTATGATTTCATTGAACTATCTCGTAATGGTATTGATAAGCGAGCATTATTACATCTTGCTAAGACCATAGATTTTGATTTGAGTGAGTTGGCCCATGTACTACATTTGTCTGAGCGTACAATACAACGCTATGAACTTAATAAAAAGTTAAGTACTGAAGCAAGCTCCAAAGCTTTGCAATTGGCAAAACTTTATGCAAGAGGTGAAAACATTTTTGGGGATTTAGATCGTTTTAAACGGTGGATGGAGCATCCAAATGTTGCTTTAGCTACAAAAAAACCCAAAGAACTTCTTGATACCACTTTTGGGTTTCAGTTATTAAACGAAGAGTTAATTCGTATAGAGCATGGAATTTTTGCATAATGTTGGTATATAGAATTGCCAAACAAAAGTATATAAAGGACCTTACCGGAATTGGAGCTAAAACCGTTGGAGGTAGATGGAATCCAAAAGGGGTTGCTGTCCTATATACAAGTACTACTGCAGCTCTTTCTGTATTAGAAGTACTAGCTCATTTACCAGCTGCATACTTTCCAGATAATATGGCTATAGCTACGATAGAATTGCCAGATGATCTAATTTCTACAATAGATATTAAAGAATTACCAAAGGATTGGAATAAAATACCACCTTCTACAGGAATTCAACATTTTGCCTTAAACTGGATATCGGAGAATATAAGCTTGGGATTAAAAGTTCCTAGTATTATAGTACCTAGAGAACAGAATCTTCTTATTAATCCGTTACATCCTGATTTTAATTTGGTAAAGTTAATAGAGATTGAACCTTTTAGTTTTGATACACGATTACTTAAATAAATTCTTCGTATTTAATTTTTGTGACTAATGTTTACAGACTTAGTTTTACAAAATAATGACTATTATTAATGATGTTTTGTAGCTAATTTTTTGTTAAT
This genomic interval carries:
- a CDS encoding MoaD/ThiS family protein — its product is MELKVLYFGMIAEATNCKEEIISLEHGSKVDQLENLLKNKYQKLQSLSFKIAIDKEIKSNNTLLNPTSEIALLPPFSGG
- a CDS encoding winged helix-turn-helix domain-containing protein gives rise to the protein MYHIKSRIWIEGEKGVFLGEGRIKILKAIKTEGSLSKAAKSLGMSYKKAWNLVDSINKNASIPVVITNTGGSGGGGTEITEYGLKMISVFENINKNCWDFLDQQLKELQL
- a CDS encoding RES family NAD+ phosphorylase — protein: MLVYRIAKQKYIKDLTGIGAKTVGGRWNPKGVAVLYTSTTAALSVLEVLAHLPAAYFPDNMAIATIELPDDLISTIDIKELPKDWNKIPPSTGIQHFALNWISENISLGLKVPSIIVPREQNLLINPLHPDFNLVKLIEIEPFSFDTRLLK
- the moaCB gene encoding bifunctional molybdenum cofactor biosynthesis protein MoaC/MoaB — its product is MVDITHKNNTLRTAVAQAIVKVGSSETIQAIVSKCIPKGDVFEMAKTAGLFAVKRTSDMIPDCHPLPIEYTSIDYKINNLEIVIEMTVKTIYKTGVEVEAMHGVSVVALTMYDMLKPVDKNVEIQHIKLLKKRGGKSSYKDNGEPFTAGVIVCSDSISAGHKEDKAGKAIIEKLKECGVTINTYTIIPDEIDEIQQQVKQLRKDENDLIIFTGGTGLSPRDVTPEALLPLIERRIPGIEEAIRTYGQNRMPYAMLSRSVAGVIGESLILALPGSTNGAKESMEAIFPAVLHTFRILKGAKHDGNES
- a CDS encoding antitoxin Xre/MbcA/ParS toxin-binding domain-containing protein, yielding MSAVSPLDYDGLESNGLLRYLNIDIPLHNVYDFIELSRNGIDKRALLHLAKTIDFDLSELAHVLHLSERTIQRYELNKKLSTEASSKALQLAKLYARGENIFGDLDRFKRWMEHPNVALATKKPKELLDTTFGFQLLNEELIRIEHGIFA
- a CDS encoding molybdenum cofactor guanylyltransferase, which translates into the protein MSSLQGLDITGIILAGGKSSRMGEDKGLKLHKGKPFIAHILKALESITDKILIITNNPAYTIFGYPCICDIIPDLGPVGGIYTGLTHTTTKQNLILSCDVPFVNHMVLDKLISAHEPNFDVITFQDIPLITLYNESVISTFLESINNKRLSLRKTLSTLKVKSIPTEDAIAPYIKNINTPQQYKQATQWN
- a CDS encoding molybdenum cofactor biosynthesis protein MoaE, with protein sequence MEKRKTVFVEGPIRPNFIANSIEKHQTKTTIGAHDIFLGQVRADEIDGNIVQAIEYSAYKDMAEEKFHEIREATFDKYDLTCMHIYHSLGKVKAGEICLFVFVSAPHRRVAFEALEFLVEEIKKDVPVFGKEIFEDETHVWKVNN
- the glp gene encoding gephyrin-like molybdotransferase Glp, producing MISVSKALSIISEVLYTPKTKTVLLKDTNGLRLSKNIPTPIHMPPFRQSAMDGYALLLHDKNTYQIIGEVKAGDADDYSLLPGQGVRIFTGARVPDNANTIVIQEKVIRSENTITINEEIHQNQNIRATGEQIKKGDIALEKGTKISPAGIGFLAGLGITDLEVFVPPSAAIITTGNELIAPGQKLQEGKIYESNSVQLQAVLEQFQIKEINKYIVQDEYESTKETIRQAIKNNDLVLISGGISVGDYDFVKEALSELGTEELFYKIKQKPGKPLFFGKNKETFIFALPGNPASSLTCFYIYVIPVIQKIMGDSASAGLKRTLKSLTKDFIKKGDRAQFLKAKVSNETVEILEGQSSAMLHSYAVANALVFIPENISKVDKDSLVETILLPD